Proteins from a single region of Cytophagaceae bacterium:
- a CDS encoding L-serine ammonia-lyase — MAIISVFDMLKIGIGPSSSHTLGPWKAANRFSNELINNKLITKTENISVELFGSLSLTGKGHATDIACMMGLSTEKPEEILPEKMEEILRKIETESYILISGNRIPFLKNRDIVFHKNFLPFHPNGMKITASGPDFMFTKTYFSLGGGFVTEEGEDPEKADNQTQIPYPIQTAAELLEYCKTGKSISEVVWENELSLHTEPEVRQKIAKIWLTMQECMYLGCHTAGHLPGGLNVKRRAADIYKKLKGPADSPIGDWLTGLRKTEVKFREILQWVSCFALSVNEVNASLGRVVTAPTNGSAGVIPAVLMYYLMIENHDAAEDEIRRFMLVAGEIGSIFKKGATISAAMGGCQAEIGVSAAMAAGALCELQGGTPGQVLVAAEIAMEHHLGLTCDPIAGLVQVPCIERNAMGAIKAINAAELALNTNPDDTKVSLDHVIATMWKTALDMNQKYKETSQGGLAVTVNNSDC, encoded by the coding sequence ATGGCGATCATTTCAGTATTTGATATGCTCAAAATCGGTATCGGACCGTCAAGTTCACATACATTAGGGCCCTGGAAGGCTGCCAACCGTTTTTCCAATGAGCTGATTAACAACAAGCTAATAACAAAAACCGAAAATATCAGCGTTGAATTATTTGGCTCGCTTTCTCTTACCGGCAAAGGTCACGCCACCGACATTGCCTGTATGATGGGCCTCAGCACCGAAAAACCGGAGGAGATTTTACCCGAAAAAATGGAGGAAATTCTCCGAAAAATTGAGACTGAAAGCTACATTTTGATATCCGGAAACAGGATTCCTTTTCTGAAAAACAGAGACATCGTATTTCATAAAAATTTCCTGCCTTTTCACCCCAATGGCATGAAAATCACGGCTTCGGGCCCTGATTTTATGTTTACTAAAACATATTTCTCCTTAGGCGGTGGATTTGTGACCGAAGAAGGCGAAGACCCGGAAAAGGCTGACAATCAAACCCAAATACCCTACCCTATCCAGACAGCTGCCGAGCTTTTGGAATATTGCAAAACCGGGAAATCGATATCTGAGGTAGTATGGGAAAACGAACTTTCTCTACACACCGAACCTGAAGTCAGGCAAAAAATAGCAAAAATATGGCTCACCATGCAGGAATGCATGTATCTTGGTTGCCATACTGCGGGTCACCTACCCGGCGGACTCAACGTAAAACGCAGGGCGGCTGATATTTACAAAAAACTCAAGGGCCCGGCGGACAGTCCTATTGGCGACTGGCTTACGGGTTTGAGAAAAACTGAGGTGAAATTCAGAGAGATATTGCAATGGGTGAGCTGCTTTGCATTGTCAGTCAATGAAGTCAACGCCTCGCTGGGAAGAGTGGTGACGGCCCCTACCAATGGCAGTGCGGGGGTGATTCCGGCAGTATTGATGTATTATCTGATGATCGAAAACCACGACGCCGCTGAGGACGAAATCAGGAGATTTATGCTGGTAGCAGGCGAGATAGGCAGTATTTTCAAAAAAGGAGCCACCATATCTGCTGCCATGGGCGGCTGCCAGGCGGAGATTGGCGTGTCGGCAGCAATGGCCGCAGGGGCACTATGCGAGTTGCAAGGAGGCACACCCGGGCAGGTGCTGGTAGCGGCCGAAATCGCGATGGAGCACCACCTCGGGCTCACCTGCGACCCCATAGCCGGGCTGGTGCAGGTGCCGTGTATCGAACGCAACGCCATGGGAGCCATAAAAGCCATCAATGCCGCTGAGCTGGCACTCAACACCAACCCCGACGACACCAAAGTATCACTCGACCATGTGATCGCCACCATGTGGAAAACCGCCCTCGACATGAACCAAAAATACAAAGAAACTTCTCAAGGTGGCCTGGCGGTTACGGTCAATAATAGTGATTGTTAA